The proteins below come from a single Campylobacter sp. CCUG 57310 genomic window:
- a CDS encoding substrate-binding domain-containing protein, whose amino-acid sequence MKFKSILLSCLLLAGSVTASDKLKVYFEAGSIGDNFSSVISNGAKMAAKDLNVDLKVVYSEWDPNKMVENFKNAVATSPDGIIVMGHPGDELYQPLIKNAIEKGINVTSIDTELPKSLEAFKSSGFGYTGSNNYESGKAMAHEAVQKFDMKSGEKVMVWGLLSMPVRGLRAKAMLEVFKEKGLKVEYIEISPEINKDPSLGLSVFGAYMAKHPDTKLVVFDHGALTAQSPQFMKSLNLDKEKLNIAGFSLSPATIAGIKDGSIDLVADAQPFFQGYFSIVQIVMSKKYGFSGFKVDTGGGFITSKNIALIEPLVKNGIR is encoded by the coding sequence ATGAAATTTAAGAGCATTTTACTAAGTTGCTTACTGCTTGCAGGCTCGGTTACGGCAAGCGATAAGCTTAAAGTTTATTTTGAAGCGGGAAGTATCGGCGATAACTTCTCAAGCGTTATCTCAAACGGCGCAAAAATGGCGGCAAAAGACCTAAATGTCGATCTTAAGGTGGTGTATTCCGAGTGGGATCCAAACAAGATGGTTGAAAATTTCAAAAACGCCGTTGCAACATCGCCTGACGGCATCATAGTGATGGGTCATCCTGGAGACGAGCTATATCAGCCGCTTATCAAAAATGCGATAGAAAAAGGCATAAACGTAACAAGCATAGATACCGAGCTTCCAAAAAGCCTAGAGGCCTTTAAGTCAAGCGGATTTGGCTATACGGGAAGCAACAACTACGAAAGCGGCAAGGCTATGGCGCACGAAGCTGTGCAAAAATTTGATATGAAAAGCGGCGAAAAGGTGATGGTATGGGGTCTGCTTAGCATGCCTGTAAGAGGTCTTAGAGCAAAGGCTATGCTTGAGGTGTTTAAAGAAAAAGGTTTAAAGGTAGAATACATCGAAATTTCACCTGAGATAAACAAAGACCCAAGCTTAGGACTTAGCGTATTTGGCGCTTACATGGCAAAGCATCCCGATACCAAGCTTGTAGTGTTTGATCACGGTGCGCTAACGGCGCAATCACCGCAATTCATGAAAAGCCTAAATTTAGATAAAGAAAAGCTAAATATCGCAGGATTTTCGCTCTCTCCTGCCACGATTGCAGGGATTAAAGACGGCTCAATCGACCTAGTTGCCGACGCTCAGCCGTTTTTTCAAGGATATTTTAGCATCGTACAAATCGTAATGAGCAAAAAATACGGATTTTCAGGATTTAAGGTTGATACGGGAGGTGGATTTATAACCTCTAAAAATATCGCTCTTATCGAGCCTTTAGTAAAAAATGGCATCAGATAA
- a CDS encoding double-cubane-cluster-containing anaerobic reductase produces MRMDFEKLKKRNSFELQNLKAEGKPIVGTFCTYSPKELIYAAGGVAVSLCANDESPINIAHKELPRNLCPLIKASYGYAVSKKCPYMNASDIIIGETTCDGKKKMYELLANHKPVYILELPNMTNKRSLALWKDELISFKEFLQEKFKAKITQEKLFEAVKIHNEERELMCELMELNKAIPSPIKGSELHEILFASEFIYDKKEKIKTLKAFIEATKQNLEAKLSDKKRIIITGCPSGGVYEKIIKQIENLGADVVAFENCVGTKNYRNLVEEKGNLIENIAKRYLEIPCSVMYKNDKRAQIIKEFIKEYSADGVIDIVLSGCHTYAIETNKIREASKEAGANYMSLETDYSRQDSGQIRTRLEAFIELL; encoded by the coding sequence ATGAGAATGGATTTTGAAAAACTTAAAAAACGCAACTCCTTTGAACTGCAAAATTTAAAAGCTGAGGGCAAGCCTATAGTAGGCACGTTTTGTACATATTCGCCAAAAGAGCTGATATACGCTGCAGGCGGAGTTGCCGTCAGTCTTTGTGCAAATGACGAAAGCCCTATAAATATCGCGCATAAAGAGCTTCCAAGAAATCTCTGTCCGCTTATAAAAGCAAGCTACGGATATGCGGTTAGCAAAAAATGCCCTTATATGAACGCAAGCGATATCATCATAGGAGAGACTACTTGCGACGGCAAAAAGAAGATGTATGAACTGCTTGCAAACCACAAGCCGGTGTATATTTTAGAGCTTCCAAATATGACAAATAAGCGCTCGCTAGCTCTTTGGAAGGACGAGCTAATAAGCTTTAAGGAGTTTTTACAAGAGAAATTCAAAGCTAAGATAACCCAAGAAAAGCTCTTTGAAGCGGTAAAAATCCACAACGAGGAGCGCGAGCTGATGTGTGAGCTGATGGAGCTAAACAAGGCCATCCCAAGCCCTATTAAAGGTAGCGAACTTCACGAGATACTATTTGCAAGCGAATTTATTTACGATAAAAAAGAGAAGATAAAAACTCTCAAAGCCTTCATAGAGGCGACTAAACAAAATTTAGAAGCTAAACTTTCAGATAAAAAGCGTATAATCATAACCGGCTGTCCAAGCGGCGGAGTGTATGAAAAAATAATAAAACAGATAGAAAATTTAGGTGCTGACGTGGTCGCTTTTGAAAACTGCGTCGGAACGAAAAATTACCGAAATTTGGTCGAAGAAAAAGGAAATTTGATAGAAAATATCGCTAAAAGATATCTTGAAATTCCATGTTCGGTGATGTATAAAAACGACAAAAGAGCGCAAATCATCAAGGAATTTATCAAAGAATACAGCGCAGACGGCGTCATAGATATAGTTTTAAGCGGGTGTCATACATACGCTATAGAGACAAATAAAATAAGAGAAGCTAGTAAGGAGGCGGGTGCGAATTATATGAGTTTAGAGACTGATTATTCAAGGCAAGACAGCGGACAAATACGTACAAGACTAGAGGCTTTTATAGAGCTTTTATAA